In a genomic window of Ralstonia nicotianae:
- a CDS encoding ATP-dependent nuclease, whose translation MASQADIDKEIREIRSKLESPEVRNGLFGNMLKSVHVQAVRGMTVNLEFSWPVTALAGANGSGKTTLLQLCSAAYVKPEGGRNYKIGDWIRNALAGETPAFREGSGVNFSFWNDAPRVLIPYRKDRTRWDYPRRNNPERPVQFFGITTFAPRIERKDRLHVFRSQIEIKKSAPIDDDMLASISRVLGVTYSGGTMHTVGLAKGDWSEVLPQVTRGETIYAEPHMGAGEQKVVRLVRALEALPQRSLVLLEEPEITLHPDAQRGLAWYLMNLARRKGHQIILTTHSAEIFETLPDEARALIIRRKGGVDVVPRPPHIAAARELAGVVKTNKDLILVEDSVAREFLTDILRRYDRVLLENACIAPVGNTDDVYRLVKSFRDEGVRAVGIRDPDIGPDAANHVFSLPGDMAPETLLLDGGNIAAAEQIINGIADAFERAKVAGVGREGSKWAKAVFPALAHEMRITEAMLRDRLTMAWLNNNGEEAEQLVARVKQVLV comes from the coding sequence ATGGCATCGCAGGCAGACATCGACAAGGAAATCCGCGAGATCAGAAGTAAGCTCGAGAGTCCGGAGGTGCGCAATGGCCTCTTCGGAAACATGTTGAAATCCGTGCATGTCCAAGCTGTCCGTGGCATGACTGTGAACCTAGAGTTTTCTTGGCCAGTCACTGCCCTCGCCGGGGCCAACGGAAGTGGCAAGACTACGCTGCTTCAACTTTGTTCAGCTGCTTACGTCAAGCCGGAGGGCGGCCGAAACTACAAAATAGGTGACTGGATTCGAAACGCTCTCGCGGGCGAGACGCCCGCATTTAGAGAAGGGTCAGGGGTCAATTTCAGCTTTTGGAACGATGCTCCCCGTGTACTAATTCCCTATCGGAAGGACAGAACACGCTGGGACTACCCGCGGCGCAACAACCCGGAGCGGCCTGTTCAGTTTTTCGGCATCACCACATTTGCTCCACGCATTGAACGGAAAGACCGTCTCCACGTATTCCGGTCGCAGATCGAAATTAAGAAAAGTGCGCCGATCGACGACGACATGTTGGCGTCCATCTCCCGCGTACTCGGCGTAACTTACTCGGGCGGCACGATGCACACAGTTGGCCTTGCGAAGGGAGACTGGAGTGAAGTTCTTCCTCAAGTAACTCGCGGTGAGACCATCTATGCCGAGCCGCATATGGGGGCAGGAGAGCAAAAGGTTGTTCGGCTTGTGCGCGCTTTGGAAGCGCTTCCACAGCGCTCGCTGGTGCTCTTGGAAGAACCCGAGATCACGCTTCATCCTGATGCGCAGCGCGGCTTAGCTTGGTATCTGATGAACCTCGCGCGGCGCAAGGGTCATCAGATCATTCTCACGACGCATTCAGCAGAGATTTTCGAAACTCTTCCAGATGAGGCGCGGGCGTTGATCATTCGTCGCAAAGGAGGAGTCGACGTAGTTCCCCGCCCACCTCATATTGCAGCGGCCCGAGAACTTGCGGGCGTCGTTAAGACTAACAAGGACTTGATCTTAGTGGAAGACTCGGTCGCGAGAGAATTCTTGACGGACATCCTCCGGCGCTACGACCGAGTGCTCCTGGAGAATGCCTGTATCGCGCCCGTCGGAAACACTGACGACGTGTACCGATTGGTCAAGAGCTTCAGGGACGAAGGGGTACGTGCAGTCGGCATACGCGACCCCGACATCGGGCCGGATGCGGCCAATCATGTTTTTTCGCTGCCTGGGGATATGGCGCCCGAGACGTTACTGCTTGACGGCGGCAATATCGCCGCAGCCGAGCAAATCATCAATGGCATCGCAGACGCGTTTGAACGTGCCAAAGTCGCGGGAGTCGGTCGTGAGGGCAGCAAGTGGGCCAAGGCGGTGTTCCCCGCACTCGCCCATGAAATGCGCATTACCGAGGCCATGTTAAGAGATCGGTTGACGATGGCATGGCTAAACAACAACGGTGAAGAAGCCGAACAACTGGTCGCCCGCGTGAAGCAGGTACTTGTGTGA
- a CDS encoding HNH endonuclease, with amino-acid sequence MAINVDGIKAQHVVRAAALWRKAPGYGGFRESTLYDILVDGKPYPPKAIAAIACELAGLQPPAPSEFKGTWDGPWHRTLKSLGFDIVPKVGGLGSSGSVAPTNAAAQIEADLRAIEREHADKPTVCEALIKARLGQGKFRREVLARWGHRCAVTGCAVPQVLRASHAKPWRESSDDERLDPDNGLPLIATLDALFDSGLISFDATGQMEISPQLDAIQRASLLTHVPHALAKPPGDRLAGYLAAHSRMVFRNGKTSGNKKLTRQSTSRKLRKTA; translated from the coding sequence ATGGCAATCAATGTCGACGGGATCAAAGCGCAACACGTGGTCCGAGCAGCCGCCCTCTGGCGGAAGGCACCGGGTTATGGCGGGTTTCGCGAAAGCACGCTCTACGACATTCTCGTTGATGGCAAACCGTATCCGCCGAAGGCAATTGCGGCAATTGCGTGCGAATTGGCTGGCTTACAGCCCCCGGCGCCATCCGAATTCAAGGGTACCTGGGACGGTCCTTGGCATCGGACGCTCAAGAGTCTCGGTTTTGACATTGTGCCCAAAGTCGGAGGACTGGGTTCGTCCGGCAGCGTCGCACCGACCAACGCTGCAGCGCAAATCGAGGCGGATTTGCGCGCTATAGAAAGAGAACATGCCGACAAACCGACCGTATGCGAAGCGCTGATAAAAGCTCGACTCGGGCAGGGAAAATTCCGGCGCGAAGTCCTGGCACGCTGGGGCCACCGTTGTGCAGTGACGGGTTGCGCGGTGCCACAGGTGCTGCGCGCATCTCACGCAAAACCCTGGCGGGAGTCTTCGGACGACGAGCGGCTCGACCCCGATAACGGGTTGCCTCTAATTGCAACGCTTGACGCGCTGTTCGACTCAGGACTGATCAGCTTTGACGCAACGGGCCAGATGGAGATTTCGCCGCAACTTGATGCAATACAGCGCGCATCGCTGCTAACGCACGTTCCCCACGCGCTGGCGAAACCGCCCGGAGACCGACTTGCCGGGTATCTGGCTGCGCATTCGAGAATGGTATTCCGGAATGGCAAGACATCTGGCAACAAGAAACTCACTCGACAGAGTACGAGCAGGAAGCTGCGCAAGACCGCATAG
- a CDS encoding RES family NAD+ phosphorylase — protein sequence MSNTNNDDDLPSKRICHECVRESFLSAQIEQSAPVATCDYCGELLASLTIEELADRIETAFEEHYNRTSDQPNSWEERMLADKESHYDWERDGTPVVDAIADAAEIPQGAAEDVLAILEERHGDFDKDAMGEESEFSSDSYYEEKNPDDQGWQEEWHNFEHSLKTQARFFSHTAANHLAQVFGDIDKLKTRDGRPLVVGAGPETALDHLYRARVFQAVDKLEEALRRPDLYLGSPPPRLARAGRMNAQGISVFYGATDVNVAIAEVRAPVGSKVAVAKFGITRPLRLLDLTALEDVHDTGSIFDSSLKQRLERASFLRTLGSRMARPVMPDDEVVDYLPTQAVADFLATMNEPRLDGIIFPSAQARTGRNVVLFHHAARVVETSLPKGTEIEASIGSWTEDGWEFEYSVSELIPPQPAQKQSALDEGVWDIWCGHPTEPPCWDDDFREAALKVEPDALEVHHVDSVKVNSTAYAVDRRQYVKQEPKF from the coding sequence ATGTCCAACACCAACAATGATGACGACCTGCCCTCCAAGCGCATCTGCCACGAATGCGTCCGTGAGAGCTTTCTCTCCGCTCAAATCGAGCAATCCGCTCCAGTGGCCACGTGCGACTACTGCGGCGAGCTCCTAGCGTCCCTCACTATCGAGGAGCTCGCGGATCGCATCGAGACGGCGTTTGAGGAGCACTATAACCGCACGTCGGACCAACCGAACTCGTGGGAGGAGCGGATGCTAGCTGACAAGGAGTCGCACTACGATTGGGAGCGCGACGGCACCCCGGTGGTGGATGCCATTGCCGACGCAGCAGAGATTCCTCAGGGGGCCGCGGAGGATGTTCTTGCGATCCTTGAAGAGCGCCACGGTGACTTCGACAAAGATGCCATGGGCGAGGAATCGGAGTTCTCCTCGGACTCGTACTACGAGGAGAAGAATCCCGACGACCAAGGATGGCAGGAGGAGTGGCACAACTTTGAACATTCGCTAAAAACACAAGCGAGATTCTTCAGCCACACAGCCGCTAATCACCTCGCTCAAGTCTTCGGTGATATCGACAAGCTCAAGACGCGGGATGGTCGCCCCCTTGTCGTCGGCGCAGGACCAGAGACCGCGCTCGATCACCTCTATCGCGCCCGCGTGTTTCAGGCGGTGGACAAGCTCGAGGAAGCCCTCCGCCGCCCGGACCTCTATCTCGGCTCGCCGCCACCCCGCCTGGCCCGTGCCGGGCGAATGAACGCTCAGGGAATCTCGGTCTTTTATGGCGCGACCGATGTGAATGTAGCGATCGCTGAAGTCCGCGCGCCGGTCGGGAGCAAGGTCGCTGTCGCGAAGTTCGGCATTACCCGGCCTTTGCGCCTTCTCGATCTGACTGCGCTTGAAGATGTGCACGACACAGGCAGCATCTTCGATTCCTCACTGAAACAGCGACTCGAACGGGCCTCGTTCCTGCGAACCCTGGGATCTCGGATGGCGCGTCCCGTGATGCCTGACGATGAAGTGGTCGACTATCTGCCGACGCAGGCTGTCGCTGACTTCTTGGCAACGATGAACGAACCCCGCCTCGATGGGATCATTTTTCCTTCAGCCCAGGCGCGGACCGGGCGCAATGTCGTCCTCTTCCATCACGCTGCGAGGGTGGTGGAGACCTCGCTCCCTAAAGGTACGGAGATCGAAGCTAGCATCGGCTCTTGGACCGAAGATGGGTGGGAATTCGAGTATTCGGTATCGGAACTCATACCACCACAGCCAGCACAGAAACAATCTGCCCTTGATGAAGGGGTTTGGGACATTTGGTGCGGTCATCCCACTGAACCTCCATGCTGGGATGACGATTTCCGCGAAGCAGCGCTCAAGGTCGAACCTGACGCCCTCGAAGTCCATCACGTGGACTCGGTGAAGGTCAACTCCACCGCGTACGCCGTTGATCGTCGCCAGTATGTGAAGCAGGAACCCAAGTTCTAG
- the tnpA gene encoding IS66-like element accessory protein TnpA, with product MGTTVATEAPKRSSRKGIPNHPLEFRRQLAKLACEPGVSVARLAMEHGLNPNLVFKWRRALRAGEYDPVGLLPVTVEAPVQEFEQPGPAPVGSAAPAGAIEISVGNTRVRVEGSPDEGTLLLVLRMLRSTSGSAA from the coding sequence GTGGGGACCACAGTGGCAACAGAAGCACCGAAGAGAAGCTCGCGCAAAGGCATCCCGAATCACCCCCTCGAATTCCGACGGCAGTTGGCCAAGCTGGCCTGCGAGCCAGGCGTATCGGTAGCGCGTCTGGCGATGGAGCACGGGTTGAATCCGAACCTGGTATTCAAATGGCGCCGGGCACTGCGTGCTGGTGAATATGATCCGGTCGGTTTGCTGCCCGTGACAGTGGAAGCACCGGTGCAAGAGTTCGAGCAGCCGGGCCCGGCGCCAGTTGGCAGTGCTGCTCCTGCGGGCGCCATTGAGATCAGCGTGGGCAACACCCGCGTGCGCGTCGAAGGCTCGCCCGATGAAGGCACGCTACTGCTGGTACTGCGCATGCTGCGCAGCACATCGGGATCGGCAGCATGA
- the tnpB gene encoding IS66 family insertion sequence element accessory protein TnpB (TnpB, as the term is used for proteins encoded by IS66 family insertion elements, is considered an accessory protein, since TnpC, encoded by a neighboring gene, is a DDE family transposase.), with amino-acid sequence MIGLPSRTKIWLAAGVTDMRSGFNSLAAKVQTVLERDPFSGHVFVFRGRRGDLVKVLWWSGDGMCLLMKRLERGRFVWPRADGGVVCLSQAQLSMLLEGIDWRQPVRTAEPTSAL; translated from the coding sequence ATGATCGGCCTACCCAGCCGCACGAAGATCTGGCTGGCTGCCGGCGTGACCGACATGCGCTCGGGCTTCAACAGCCTGGCCGCTAAGGTCCAGACCGTACTGGAGCGAGATCCGTTCAGTGGCCACGTGTTCGTGTTCCGAGGCAGGCGCGGCGATCTGGTCAAAGTGCTGTGGTGGAGCGGTGACGGCATGTGCTTGCTGATGAAACGCCTGGAACGTGGCCGGTTCGTGTGGCCACGTGCCGATGGTGGCGTGGTGTGCCTGAGCCAGGCACAACTGTCGATGCTGCTCGAAGGTATCGACTGGCGACAGCCGGTCCGTACGGCGGAGCCGACATCGGCGTTGTAA
- the tnpC gene encoding IS66 family transposase yields MTTADAYPDDIEALKALLLERDARIGHLQDVVESHKAANATAKAEIEHLKLLIAKLRRMQFGRSSEKLDHQIEQLELRLEELEADEGAAPIEVPKTPRTAPEQAPRKPLPEHLPREILTHWPESGETCTACGGPTKQLGEDVSEQLEYVPASFRVIRHVRPKLACTCCDHIEQAAAPSRPIERGLAGPGLLAHVLVSKFADHLPLYRQSVIYAREGVELDRSLLAKWVGHTANLLQPLVDALRRHVTAATKLHADDTPVPVLAPGNGKTKTGRLWVYVRDDRNSGDMTPAAVWFTYTPDRRGIHPQQHLASFSGTLQADAYGGYRAIYETGRVVEAACWAHARRQFYELHAARPNALNTEALERIGALYKVEEAIRGKPPDERRAYRQTHAKPLLDQLHAWLGATLETLSRKSDSSRAILYAVNRWEALTRYCDDGRLEIDNLPVERALRGVAIGRRNYLFAGADSGGERAAAIYSLIGTAKLNGIDPEAYLRHVLAHIADHPINRVDELMPWVVADLVRDHA; encoded by the coding sequence ATGACCACGGCAGACGCCTATCCGGATGACATCGAAGCGCTCAAGGCCTTGCTGCTTGAGCGCGATGCACGCATCGGACATCTGCAAGACGTGGTCGAATCGCACAAGGCGGCAAACGCTACCGCCAAGGCCGAGATCGAGCACCTGAAACTGCTGATTGCGAAGCTGCGCCGCATGCAGTTCGGTCGTAGCTCCGAGAAGCTCGACCACCAGATCGAACAACTCGAGTTGCGACTGGAAGAGCTCGAGGCTGACGAAGGCGCAGCGCCTATCGAGGTTCCAAAGACGCCACGCACGGCGCCGGAACAGGCGCCACGCAAACCACTCCCCGAGCATCTGCCCCGCGAGATACTGACTCACTGGCCGGAATCGGGTGAAACCTGCACGGCGTGTGGCGGCCCCACGAAGCAGCTCGGTGAAGACGTCTCCGAGCAGCTTGAATATGTACCGGCGAGCTTCCGCGTGATTCGCCATGTACGCCCCAAACTGGCGTGCACGTGCTGCGATCACATCGAACAAGCCGCTGCGCCGAGCCGCCCCATCGAGCGAGGCCTGGCTGGTCCGGGCTTGCTGGCCCATGTACTCGTCTCAAAGTTCGCGGACCATCTGCCGCTGTATCGCCAGTCGGTAATCTATGCGCGCGAGGGCGTTGAGCTGGATCGCTCGCTGCTGGCGAAATGGGTCGGCCACACCGCGAACCTGTTGCAACCGTTGGTCGACGCGTTACGTCGGCACGTCACGGCGGCAACAAAGCTGCATGCCGACGATACGCCGGTACCGGTGCTGGCACCGGGCAACGGCAAGACCAAGACCGGACGGCTGTGGGTCTATGTGCGCGACGACCGGAACTCAGGCGACATGACGCCAGCGGCGGTCTGGTTCACCTATACACCCGACCGCAGGGGCATCCATCCGCAGCAGCATCTCGCATCGTTCAGCGGCACGCTGCAGGCCGATGCCTATGGCGGTTACCGGGCGATCTACGAGACCGGACGCGTGGTCGAAGCAGCATGCTGGGCCCACGCCCGACGGCAGTTCTACGAATTGCATGCTGCGCGGCCGAATGCCTTGAATACCGAGGCACTGGAACGCATCGGCGCGCTGTACAAGGTTGAAGAGGCGATCCGGGGAAAACCGCCCGATGAGCGGCGAGCGTACCGGCAAACGCATGCCAAGCCCTTGCTCGATCAACTCCATGCGTGGCTGGGCGCCACGCTGGAGACGCTCTCGCGCAAATCCGACTCGAGCCGGGCGATCCTCTACGCCGTGAACCGCTGGGAGGCGCTCACGCGCTATTGCGACGATGGGCGCCTGGAGATCGACAACCTGCCGGTTGAGCGCGCGCTGCGCGGCGTGGCCATCGGACGGCGGAACTACCTGTTCGCTGGCGCAGACTCAGGTGGTGAGCGAGCAGCCGCCATCTACAGTCTGATCGGCACGGCCAAGCTCAACGGCATCGATCCCGAGGCATATCTGCGCCATGTGCTGGCACACATCGCGGATCACCCAATCAACCGCGTCGACGAACTCATGCCGTGGGTCGTGGCTGATCTGGTTCGCGATCACGCTTGA
- a CDS encoding glycine hydroxymethyltransferase, translated as MTALACRQEYKAVTAGGVVAVKVFNARHFLRHIAARTLHEFVQAHVLAPRLVVDWSGPDDTLSGALCDAVEALEHQVATTDLSPHGREALECDLLLWADDLRRAHLMADGLAVAEFRNACQADPDAQDAFASRDEREIALWMLAFRDKIFRDVELHLAFQAKTHGKFWKKQRIQRGLELTRDRARLEQFCHAVAQLYKKSGGGDGVHIELSERRSAAAADAMSALQLTLYVEGPVTALTHFAQSHFTRVTTRVALESALVYHPATGEVETVVKGGAKNHTAMLELFGKHVVQQDLAPERIEPQRYNLNALRDGLQPYEDWSTYGVEMVRLRRARLTPVGVAGVSFTVEASPDKAQDDAIRIARGALKVEHMFEAEYHLAAATVIVYTQVADGGRAGHFSFNIRASGVSTIKNLSLRNQVLARKVLQALMVIDAEDDFAVAAQVLREAAIV; from the coding sequence GTGACGGCGCTCGCTTGCCGACAAGAGTACAAAGCGGTTACAGCAGGTGGGGTTGTTGCAGTGAAGGTTTTCAATGCCCGGCATTTTCTGAGGCATATCGCGGCGCGCACGCTGCATGAGTTCGTGCAGGCGCATGTGCTGGCGCCGCGTCTGGTGGTGGACTGGTCCGGGCCGGACGACACCTTGTCGGGGGCGCTTTGCGACGCGGTTGAGGCGTTGGAGCACCAAGTTGCCACCACCGATCTCTCCCCACACGGCCGCGAAGCGCTTGAGTGCGATCTGTTGCTCTGGGCCGATGACCTGCGGCGGGCCCACCTGATGGCCGACGGGCTGGCGGTGGCCGAGTTTCGCAATGCCTGCCAGGCTGATCCCGATGCGCAGGATGCGTTCGCGTCCCGTGACGAGCGAGAGATCGCGCTGTGGATGCTGGCATTCCGCGACAAGATCTTTCGCGACGTCGAGCTGCACCTGGCCTTCCAGGCCAAGACCCACGGCAAGTTCTGGAAGAAGCAGCGCATCCAACGTGGCCTCGAGTTGACGCGCGACCGTGCACGGCTCGAACAGTTTTGCCACGCCGTGGCACAGCTGTACAAGAAGTCCGGTGGCGGCGACGGCGTGCATATCGAACTCTCGGAGCGCCGAAGCGCGGCTGCGGCCGACGCCATGTCCGCTCTCCAGCTGACCCTCTATGTCGAGGGACCGGTGACAGCGCTGACGCACTTCGCGCAGAGCCATTTCACCCGTGTCACCACGCGCGTAGCGCTGGAGTCGGCACTGGTTTACCACCCGGCGACCGGCGAGGTGGAAACGGTGGTCAAAGGTGGCGCCAAGAACCACACCGCGATGCTGGAGCTGTTTGGCAAGCATGTCGTCCAGCAGGATCTTGCCCCCGAGCGGATCGAGCCGCAGCGCTACAACCTTAATGCTTTGCGCGACGGCTTGCAGCCCTACGAGGACTGGTCGACCTATGGCGTGGAAATGGTCCGACTGCGCCGCGCACGCCTGACGCCAGTGGGCGTCGCGGGCGTCAGCTTCACCGTCGAGGCATCCCCCGACAAGGCCCAGGATGACGCTATTCGCATTGCCCGCGGCGCGTTGAAGGTGGAGCATATGTTCGAGGCCGAATACCACCTCGCCGCCGCGACCGTCATCGTCTACACGCAGGTGGCCGACGGCGGGCGCGCCGGCCACTTCAGCTTCAACATCCGTGCTTCGGGAGTGTCTACTATCAAAAACCTGTCGCTGAGAAACCAAGTGCTCGCGCGCAAGGTCCTGCAGGCGCTGATGGTGATCGACGCCGAGGACGATTTCGCCGTAGCCGCGCAGGTGCTCAGGGAGGCTGCAATCGTATGA
- a CDS encoding CBASS cGAMP-activated phospholipase: MAVEKSRFQILALSGGGYRGLFTARILAEIERQIDAPIGSRFDLVTGTSIGGILALAVALELPAQKIVELFEGHGEAIFRRRFSIRGFFRSQYSSQTLLQHLSSDDVFGQRLLGECLHPVIVPSINYTRGLPVVFKTPHHEDFKTDHRHRIVDVAMATSAAPIVFPRYVFNDCQYVDGGLFANAPGQLGVHEAYKFFGVSRSEGDVRVLSIGTMSSKFTVNPKRNRAGGTLDWGGWWPVNAPKRLFGLSISAQEAMADHMLRHQFPGSKYVHVDDVLTDERAQAVALDKADAAAREVLLGSAAEAAKDFVGSAAFKEFMEYTAAAPVYHYGPRANFRKVA, encoded by the coding sequence ATGGCTGTAGAAAAATCGCGGTTTCAAATCCTCGCTTTGTCTGGCGGCGGTTATCGAGGGCTGTTTACCGCTCGAATCCTAGCGGAAATCGAGCGGCAAATCGATGCGCCTATCGGCTCACGCTTTGATTTGGTTACAGGCACATCCATCGGCGGCATCCTAGCCTTAGCGGTTGCTCTTGAGCTTCCAGCTCAGAAGATAGTGGAGCTTTTCGAGGGGCACGGGGAAGCCATCTTCCGCAGACGATTCTCCATTCGCGGGTTCTTTCGCTCCCAGTACAGCAGCCAGACGCTATTGCAGCACCTATCCAGTGACGACGTTTTTGGTCAGCGGCTGCTTGGCGAGTGTTTGCATCCGGTCATCGTGCCGTCCATCAACTACACGCGTGGTCTGCCGGTAGTTTTCAAAACTCCGCACCACGAAGATTTCAAGACGGACCATCGCCACCGCATTGTCGATGTCGCCATGGCGACTAGTGCCGCGCCGATTGTGTTCCCCCGCTATGTGTTCAACGACTGCCAGTACGTGGATGGCGGACTCTTTGCCAACGCTCCGGGGCAGTTGGGCGTCCACGAAGCGTACAAGTTCTTTGGCGTGTCCCGGTCGGAGGGCGACGTCCGGGTGCTCTCTATTGGCACGATGTCTTCCAAGTTCACGGTCAACCCCAAACGGAACCGCGCCGGTGGAACGCTTGACTGGGGTGGTTGGTGGCCGGTCAATGCGCCGAAACGACTTTTCGGCTTGAGCATTTCTGCCCAGGAAGCGATGGCCGACCATATGCTCCGGCATCAATTCCCCGGAAGTAAATATGTGCACGTCGACGACGTCCTGACGGACGAGCGTGCTCAGGCAGTTGCTCTTGATAAGGCAGATGCAGCAGCCCGGGAAGTGCTGCTCGGGTCCGCCGCTGAAGCGGCGAAGGACTTCGTGGGTAGTGCTGCCTTCAAAGAATTCATGGAGTACACGGCGGCTGCGCCGGTCTATCACTATGGCCCTCGCGCCAACTTTCGAAAGGTCGCGTAA
- a CDS encoding CBASS cGAMP synthase, with translation MLKLNRLLHSPVKNGTFGDNIAVLPEQRKFLVSCRNKIRDHLRPAIEKVSTTTLGMERQVTPRFRTQGSWAYGTCVHPCTLPPQEIDWDFGVYLPITVWQENGPPVHMAKAYFALVEELLLGLCKSESWTLDTSKDTCIRVNVADWAHIDVPLYAASEAEFKKVNEVMLKAADVRRSFAMDSADFAENSVFGDLVGQSWDEMEGIVLATRSGEWRPSDPNDVAKWFKDRLEEHREQLQRVCRFLKAWRDYQWAEKGPSSVSIMIAVAQNFEPVSGRDDLALEHATRSLADALLADIREPGIDNGTDDFNRLNAKERLEASALAQALANSLREAREHSLAQAQRAITILQGQLGDRLPNRPDWIEADSSGEDIRRVQAVSVPPPVVRATNAG, from the coding sequence ATGCTGAAACTGAACCGCCTGCTGCACTCTCCCGTGAAGAACGGTACTTTTGGGGACAACATCGCCGTCTTGCCCGAACAACGGAAGTTCTTGGTTTCGTGCAGGAACAAGATTCGCGACCATTTGCGCCCAGCTATCGAGAAAGTCTCGACGACGACACTCGGCATGGAGCGGCAGGTCACGCCACGCTTTCGCACTCAGGGGTCTTGGGCCTATGGGACCTGCGTGCATCCCTGCACATTGCCTCCGCAAGAAATTGATTGGGACTTCGGCGTCTACCTGCCCATCACTGTTTGGCAAGAGAACGGGCCGCCTGTCCATATGGCCAAAGCGTATTTCGCACTGGTGGAGGAGCTTCTGCTAGGACTCTGCAAGAGCGAGAGCTGGACGCTGGACACATCCAAGGACACTTGCATCCGAGTCAACGTGGCAGATTGGGCGCATATCGATGTGCCGCTCTACGCAGCCTCTGAAGCTGAGTTCAAGAAAGTGAATGAGGTAATGCTGAAGGCAGCAGACGTGCGGAGGTCGTTCGCGATGGATTCGGCGGACTTTGCCGAGAATTCGGTGTTTGGCGACTTGGTCGGCCAGTCCTGGGACGAAATGGAAGGTATTGTTCTGGCGACGCGTTCCGGAGAATGGAGACCCTCAGACCCGAACGATGTTGCCAAGTGGTTTAAGGACCGGCTGGAAGAACATCGCGAGCAACTGCAGCGGGTGTGCCGTTTCCTGAAGGCTTGGCGGGATTACCAGTGGGCGGAGAAAGGCCCGAGTTCCGTTTCCATCATGATTGCTGTGGCCCAGAACTTCGAGCCGGTTTCCGGTCGGGATGACCTAGCGCTCGAGCATGCAACGCGCTCACTCGCGGACGCTCTTCTCGCCGACATTCGAGAACCTGGCATCGACAATGGAACTGACGATTTCAATCGGCTGAACGCAAAGGAACGTCTTGAGGCGTCTGCGCTCGCACAAGCACTGGCGAATTCGCTGCGTGAGGCACGTGAGCACAGTCTTGCGCAAGCACAGCGCGCCATCACGATTCTGCAAGGTCAGTTGGGCGACCGCTTACCCAATCGGCCTGACTGGATTGAAGCGGACTCATCGGGAGAGGACATTCGTCGCGTGCAGGCGGTCTCGGTGCCTCCCCCTGTGGTTCGAGCAACGAACGCGGGCTGA